The Hyphococcus flavus genome contains a region encoding:
- a CDS encoding M48 family metallopeptidase — MSEKYRVLDHKVTMSRRAFAKAAAAGSIVVLAPGCTTVSQAFTPSADQMAQLAGSAWADLKAQQPTTNDPKYTSRVRRVMPRIISAANENPAGWEVEVFASDDLNAFALPGGKIGFYTGILDIMENDSQIATVMGHEVAHVKFNHAGQRYGRTAAAQAGLGVAQVVIGGDSQASQMALGALGLGAQYGVILPFSRQHELEADRYGLRYMHRANYDVNEAVRFWEGMSAQKSGQPPELLSTHPNDSTRISQLKQEIAVLKGGA, encoded by the coding sequence ATGTCGGAAAAATATCGCGTCCTCGATCATAAAGTTACGATGTCGCGCCGCGCCTTCGCCAAGGCGGCGGCCGCCGGCAGCATTGTCGTGCTGGCGCCGGGCTGCACGACAGTCTCGCAAGCGTTCACACCATCCGCTGATCAGATGGCGCAGCTTGCAGGGTCGGCATGGGCCGATCTTAAGGCGCAGCAGCCGACGACTAATGACCCGAAATATACGTCCCGCGTTCGCCGGGTGATGCCGCGGATCATATCCGCCGCGAATGAAAACCCCGCTGGATGGGAGGTGGAAGTCTTTGCTTCTGACGACCTTAATGCGTTTGCGCTTCCGGGCGGCAAGATCGGCTTTTACACCGGCATTCTCGACATCATGGAAAACGATTCGCAGATCGCCACCGTTATGGGCCATGAAGTCGCCCACGTGAAATTCAACCACGCAGGTCAGCGCTATGGTCGCACCGCTGCGGCGCAGGCGGGGCTGGGCGTGGCGCAGGTGGTGATCGGCGGTGACAGTCAGGCTTCGCAAATGGCGCTCGGCGCTCTCGGCCTTGGTGCCCAGTATGGCGTTATTTTGCCGTTCTCCCGTCAACATGAGCTTGAGGCTGATCGCTATGGTCTCAGGTATATGCACCGGGCGAATTACGACGTGAACGAGGCTGTGCGTTTCTGGGAAGGCATGTCGGCGCAGAAGTCCGGTCAGCCGCCTGAGCTTCTTTCAACTCACCCTAATGATTCAACGCGAATCTCCCAGTTGAAACAGGAAATCGCCGTCTTGAAAGGCGGCGCATAG
- a CDS encoding HNH endonuclease encodes MSLAFRTPDACPALVLNADFRPLSYFPLSLWSWQDALKAVFLDRVDVVAQYDTRVHSPKFEMRLPSVVSLRSYVNHARAPAFTRFNVFLRDSFACQYCGVTARESLTFDHVVPRSQGGRTTWENIVAACSACNIKKGGRTPREAKMFPAREPERPTMFELNERGRAFPPHYLHESWQDFLYWDCELEP; translated from the coding sequence ATGAGCTTGGCGTTTCGAACTCCTGATGCCTGTCCTGCGCTGGTGTTGAATGCGGACTTCCGGCCTTTAAGCTATTTTCCATTATCGCTCTGGTCGTGGCAGGATGCGCTGAAAGCGGTCTTTCTTGATCGCGTTGATGTGGTCGCGCAATACGACACCAGAGTGCACAGCCCGAAATTCGAAATGCGGTTGCCGTCGGTCGTGTCGTTACGCAGCTATGTCAATCATGCGCGCGCACCGGCGTTCACTCGCTTTAATGTGTTTTTACGCGACAGCTTTGCGTGTCAGTACTGTGGTGTGACGGCGCGTGAATCGTTGACGTTTGATCATGTTGTGCCCCGTTCTCAAGGCGGGCGCACCACATGGGAGAACATTGTCGCCGCCTGTAGCGCATGCAACATCAAAAAAGGCGGGCGCACGCCGCGAGAAGCAAAGATGTTCCCGGCGCGCGAACCCGAACGCCCGACCATGTTCGAGTTGAATGAGCGCGGCCGCGCTTTTCCGCCTCATTACCTGCATGAAAGCTGGCAGGATTTTCTCTACTGGGATTGTGAACTCGAGCCGTAA
- a CDS encoding DNA-3-methyladenine glycosylase family protein, translating to MQVLDHHLDVFEDSSAACAALAKKDPVLARALDAIGEPYIRRRPGGFEALFRIIVEQQVSVQSAQAIWGRCRNGMKVMKPREALRQGEDGLRSFGLSGPKIRYVLALANDMESRALDLGTLSKLDDFEASAALQKIKGIGPWTAAIYLLFCEGRVDIWPPGDVALLGAYCAGRKRRPHPVMKQFDAKALKWAPYRGVAAHILWTYYAHLRGREPI from the coding sequence GTGCAAGTACTAGACCACCATCTCGACGTCTTCGAAGATTCCTCCGCCGCATGCGCTGCGCTTGCAAAGAAAGACCCGGTGCTTGCGCGTGCGCTCGATGCGATAGGCGAGCCTTACATTCGCCGCCGCCCGGGCGGTTTCGAAGCGCTGTTTCGCATCATCGTCGAACAACAGGTGTCAGTGCAAAGCGCGCAGGCGATCTGGGGCCGTTGCCGTAACGGCATGAAGGTGATGAAACCGCGCGAAGCCCTTCGTCAGGGTGAGGATGGATTGCGAAGTTTCGGTCTTTCCGGCCCAAAAATTCGCTATGTCCTGGCGCTGGCGAACGACATGGAAAGCCGCGCGCTTGACCTCGGAACGCTCTCGAAACTTGATGATTTTGAGGCGTCCGCCGCATTGCAGAAAATCAAGGGAATCGGTCCGTGGACGGCGGCGATTTACCTGTTGTTTTGTGAGGGGCGGGTCGATATCTGGCCGCCGGGCGATGTGGCGCTGCTTGGCGCCTACTGCGCAGGCAGGAAGCGCAGGCCGCATCCCGTAATGAAGCAATTCGATGCGAAAGCATTGAAATGGGCCCCTTATCGCGGCGTCGCGGCGCATATTCTCTGGACGTATTATGCGCATTTGCGCGGCCGGGAGCCGATTTGA
- a CDS encoding glutamate--cysteine ligase, translated as MTTAKPSSGASPKIESKDQLTAYLASGCKPKSEWKIGTEHEKFVFCRTNLKPIPYEGEAGIRSILEKLGAETGWEIIAEGGNPIGLKGEGASVSLEPGGQFELSGAPLDNVHQTCDEVHRHLDAVKKVCDPLGVAFLGMGFAPTWTRDDAPKMPKARYGVMRNYMPKKGSLGLDMMHRTCTVQVNLDFASEADMAAKFRTSLALQPIATALFANSGLVEGKDSGYASWRAHIWTDTDPDRTGLLDFVFEDGFGFERYADYMLDVPMYFVRRNGKFIDAAGQSFRDFMKGELPAAPGEIPTIEDWEDHLSTAFPEVRLKTFLEMRGADSGPWARICALPAFWVGLLYDDNACAAAWDLAKDWTKDVREGLRDDAARFGLQAKAGGRTVQDIALDVLAISREGLKRRAQRGNLKEDETTYLDPLVKIAKSGVTMGEYTVSRFLNDLDGDAKKLFEECKY; from the coding sequence TTGACGACCGCCAAACCATCATCAGGCGCTTCGCCTAAGATCGAATCAAAAGATCAGCTGACGGCGTATCTTGCCTCCGGCTGCAAGCCGAAATCGGAATGGAAAATCGGCACGGAACACGAAAAATTCGTGTTCTGCCGCACGAACCTGAAACCCATTCCTTACGAAGGCGAAGCGGGCATCCGTTCGATCCTCGAAAAACTGGGGGCCGAAACCGGCTGGGAGATAATCGCTGAGGGCGGTAACCCCATTGGTTTGAAAGGCGAGGGCGCGAGCGTGTCCTTAGAGCCTGGCGGTCAGTTTGAGCTTTCCGGCGCGCCGCTCGACAATGTGCATCAAACCTGCGACGAGGTGCACCGCCATCTCGACGCCGTCAAAAAAGTTTGCGATCCGCTCGGCGTTGCGTTTCTCGGCATGGGCTTTGCGCCCACATGGACGCGCGATGATGCGCCCAAAATGCCAAAGGCGCGTTACGGCGTCATGCGTAACTACATGCCGAAGAAAGGCTCCCTCGGCCTCGACATGATGCACCGGACCTGCACCGTGCAAGTCAATCTCGATTTCGCATCGGAAGCCGATATGGCGGCGAAGTTCAGAACGTCGCTGGCGCTGCAACCGATTGCGACGGCTTTGTTCGCTAATTCCGGCTTGGTCGAGGGAAAGGATTCCGGCTACGCGTCATGGCGTGCGCATATCTGGACCGACACCGATCCAGATCGCACCGGGCTTTTGGATTTCGTTTTCGAAGACGGTTTCGGGTTCGAGCGTTACGCCGACTATATGCTCGATGTGCCCATGTATTTCGTGCGCCGCAATGGCAAGTTCATTGATGCGGCGGGGCAGTCGTTTCGGGATTTCATGAAAGGCGAGTTGCCCGCCGCGCCGGGAGAAATCCCGACTATCGAAGACTGGGAAGATCATCTGTCTACGGCGTTTCCTGAAGTGCGCTTGAAGACATTTTTAGAGATGCGCGGCGCCGATAGCGGGCCATGGGCGCGTATCTGCGCGCTGCCGGCGTTCTGGGTTGGTCTCTTGTATGACGATAACGCCTGCGCCGCCGCGTGGGACCTCGCCAAGGACTGGACAAAGGACGTGCGCGAGGGACTGCGCGACGACGCCGCAAGATTCGGGTTGCAGGCAAAAGCAGGCGGCCGCACGGTGCAGGACATCGCGCTCGATGTGCTCGCAATCTCGCGCGAAGGCCTTAAGCGCCGGGCGCAGCGCGGCAATCTGAAAGAGGATGAAACGACGTATCTCGACCCGTTGGTCAAAATCGCAAAGAGCGGCGTCACCATGGGCGAATACACTGTGTCGCGTTTTCTGAACGACCTCGATGGCGATGCGAAAAAACTGTTTGAAGAGTGCAAGTACTAG
- a CDS encoding 16S rRNA (uracil(1498)-N(3))-methyltransferase, giving the protein MIPRLYIDAPLEAGAAAPLDNAQAHYLKNVLRRNEGDEVRLFNGRDGEFTGEIAELKKKGGLVALKEQTRAQTSEPDITLLFAPVKRGALENIIQKATELGARKFQPIITERTVAPKLNVERLQAIAVEAAEQSGRLTVPSVVAPMKLNQALANWPEETRLVFCDEAGDDENEEWGGREGRAAPMLEALKDVDRNAVSWVLLTGPEGGFTPDERRALRDKAFVTPVTLGPRILRADTAVISALTLWQAALGDWR; this is encoded by the coding sequence ATGATCCCACGTCTTTACATTGATGCACCGCTTGAGGCTGGTGCCGCCGCGCCGCTCGACAATGCGCAGGCGCATTACCTCAAAAACGTGCTGCGCCGGAACGAGGGCGACGAGGTGCGCCTGTTCAACGGGCGCGATGGCGAGTTTACGGGAGAGATCGCGGAACTGAAAAAGAAAGGCGGGCTGGTTGCGCTGAAAGAACAGACGCGTGCGCAAACGTCGGAGCCAGACATAACGTTATTGTTCGCGCCGGTAAAACGCGGCGCGCTGGAGAACATCATTCAGAAAGCGACGGAACTGGGCGCTCGTAAATTTCAGCCGATTATTACCGAACGCACCGTCGCGCCAAAGCTGAATGTGGAACGGTTGCAGGCGATCGCCGTCGAAGCGGCGGAACAGTCTGGCCGTCTCACCGTACCATCCGTCGTCGCACCGATGAAACTAAATCAGGCTCTGGCCAACTGGCCGGAGGAAACGCGGCTCGTCTTTTGCGATGAGGCGGGGGACGATGAAAATGAAGAATGGGGTGGGCGTGAAGGCCGCGCCGCGCCAATGTTAGAAGCGCTAAAGGACGTCGATAGGAATGCTGTGTCCTGGGTCTTGCTGACCGGCCCTGAGGGCGGGTTTACGCCGGATGAGCGACGCGCATTGCGAGACAAGGCTTTCGTTACGCCTGTCACGCTCGGGCCGCGCATTTTACGCGCCGATACAGCCGTAATTTCAGCGCTGACATTATGGCAGGCGGCGTTAGGCGACTGGCGGTGA
- a CDS encoding ferredoxin: MKKPYPRNAPGEFFVADGCCITCGMPVETSPEFFSWDDEKGEQDNHCFVKRQPKTDKEFESVLAAMKAADVGCIYYCGKKEDWKRRLHEAGFGDQIIKNEE; the protein is encoded by the coding sequence ATGAAAAAGCCTTATCCACGAAATGCACCCGGAGAATTCTTCGTTGCAGATGGTTGTTGCATAACATGCGGAATGCCGGTGGAAACATCGCCGGAATTCTTTTCCTGGGATGACGAGAAGGGTGAACAAGACAATCACTGTTTTGTAAAGCGGCAGCCGAAAACGGATAAAGAATTCGAAAGTGTTCTCGCAGCGATGAAAGCTGCTGATGTTGGATGTATTTATTATTGCGGGAAAAAAGAGGATTGGAAACGCCGCTTACATGAAGCGGGCTTTGGTGATCAAATTATCAAAAACGAAGAATAG
- the ubiA gene encoding 4-hydroxybenzoate octaprenyltransferase, with amino-acid sequence MTNPSAAQNQATPDAIPNSWVDRAPDTVKPYLRLMRADRPIGVWLLLIPCWWGLALGNLALANAGSAGGLIALWHGVLFVIGAYVMRAAGCTYNDIVDQDIDAKVERTALRPIPAGAVSVKQAWMLLVALSLIGLVVLLQFNRTAIITGLSALALVAAYPFMKRITYWPQAWLGLTFNWGALVGFAAANGALRPEAFAIYAAGFFWTLSYDTIYAHMDKDDDILIGVKSAALKLGANTKPWIGVFVSIALILFGLAGVLIGASLAFFIGLLPAAAHFFWQWRKLDINDGHKCLTLFKSNRDAGLLLLLAPLCELAARLI; translated from the coding sequence ATGACCAACCCGTCCGCCGCCCAAAACCAGGCCACGCCTGACGCCATCCCCAATAGCTGGGTCGATCGCGCGCCTGATACTGTGAAACCCTATCTGCGCCTGATGCGTGCAGACCGGCCCATCGGCGTGTGGCTGTTGCTTATCCCGTGCTGGTGGGGCCTCGCACTCGGTAATCTGGCGCTCGCCAATGCTGGCAGCGCTGGCGGACTGATCGCGCTTTGGCATGGCGTTCTGTTCGTTATCGGCGCCTATGTGATGCGCGCAGCCGGTTGCACCTATAACGACATCGTTGATCAGGACATTGACGCGAAAGTCGAGCGTACGGCGCTGCGCCCGATCCCTGCCGGTGCGGTCTCGGTTAAGCAAGCTTGGATGCTGCTCGTGGCACTTTCGCTGATTGGCCTCGTCGTTCTCCTTCAATTCAATCGCACCGCCATCATCACCGGGCTTTCCGCGCTTGCGCTTGTCGCCGCTTACCCATTCATGAAGCGCATCACATATTGGCCGCAGGCATGGCTCGGCCTTACTTTTAACTGGGGCGCGCTTGTGGGCTTCGCCGCAGCAAACGGCGCGCTGAGACCCGAAGCATTTGCTATTTACGCCGCCGGGTTTTTCTGGACGCTCTCTTACGACACTATTTATGCGCATATGGATAAAGACGACGACATCCTGATCGGCGTCAAATCCGCCGCGCTGAAGCTTGGCGCTAACACCAAACCCTGGATCGGCGTTTTCGTATCGATCGCGCTCATTCTGTTTGGGCTCGCCGGCGTGTTGATTGGCGCAAGCCTCGCTTTCTTTATCGGTCTTCTTCCAGCGGCGGCGCATTTCTTCTGGCAATGGCGCAAACTCGACATCAATGACGGTCACAAATGCTTGACCCTTTTCAAATCGAACCGCGACGCGGGGCTTTTGCTGCTGCTGGCGCCGCTTTGTGAACTTGCCGCGCGTTTAATATAA
- the msrB gene encoding peptide-methionine (R)-S-oxide reductase MsrB, producing the protein MNRRHLALGAISIAAGCGVQTREQVMAKDPDPSTIPDYDKWQLSKEEWKERLSPEAYAVLRREGTERAGTSPLDKEYRDGIFACAGCGYDLFKSETKFDSGTGWPSFYDYIPNALGFKRDLRLWTPRTEYHCARCGGHQGHVFDDGPEPTGKRYCNNGVALTFKPA; encoded by the coding sequence ATGAACCGCCGGCATCTTGCGCTCGGCGCCATCAGCATCGCTGCCGGTTGCGGCGTGCAAACAAGGGAACAGGTTATGGCGAAAGATCCCGATCCATCCACCATTCCGGATTATGACAAATGGCAGTTGTCGAAAGAAGAATGGAAAGAGCGCCTGTCGCCCGAAGCTTACGCCGTGCTTCGCCGTGAAGGGACTGAACGCGCCGGCACCAGCCCACTTGATAAAGAATACCGGGACGGGATTTTCGCCTGCGCCGGTTGCGGCTACGATCTTTTCAAATCCGAGACGAAGTTTGACTCCGGCACCGGCTGGCCCAGCTTTTACGACTATATCCCGAATGCGCTCGGCTTTAAACGCGATCTGCGCCTGTGGACGCCGCGTACGGAATATCATTGCGCGCGCTGTGGCGGTCACCAGGGCCATGTCTTTGACGACGGCCCCGAACCAACCGGCAAGCGTTATTGCAACAACGGCGTCGCCTTGACGTTCAAGCCAGCCTGA
- a CDS encoding DUF2793 domain-containing protein yields MDQSSRLSLSYVAPSQAQKHVTVNETFRRLDALTQASVRSRTVTAEPGAPDEGDMYILPSGATGASWENFTENNIAAYQDGAWVEITIFEGFRVWVDDDDAFVVFNGGAWAALTGGASETALKFGVNATADATNRLSVKSDAVLFSHDDLTPGSGDAQVKVNKAASGDTASHLFQTNFSGRAEFGLTGDDDFHLKVSPDGSSWNEALFVDKDTALSGFGTAAPGTRIHVYGTNAMGSRLTVERSGSGAGVFGALNGLFVGATEPLGTAGVTFWTTDSGGADNKRLELFNDGSLVVGAPTGGAKGTGTINAQSVYDDNALLSCYVFDQAIDGAIDRAKWDARTPEPQPGVRKKRTLQSNDKGKDEIVELLEAVPPAPKREHAPMRKFARRIGGTHDPLTLDGYARHWKEKRHLTSMPNEAAFDVEKGMAAGAWIQRLVETVEIQAVLIEELNQRIKNIEAR; encoded by the coding sequence ATGGATCAATCGTCCCGGCTTTCCTTATCCTATGTGGCGCCCAGTCAGGCGCAGAAACATGTGACCGTGAATGAAACCTTCAGACGCCTGGATGCGTTGACGCAGGCGTCAGTTCGTTCACGGACGGTTACGGCGGAGCCCGGCGCGCCCGATGAAGGTGATATGTACATACTGCCTTCCGGCGCGACCGGCGCCTCATGGGAAAATTTCACCGAGAACAACATCGCCGCTTATCAGGATGGCGCCTGGGTGGAAATCACAATCTTCGAGGGATTTCGCGTCTGGGTCGATGATGACGACGCGTTTGTTGTGTTCAATGGCGGGGCGTGGGCGGCGCTAACAGGCGGCGCTTCCGAGACGGCTCTAAAGTTTGGCGTCAACGCAACGGCGGATGCGACGAACAGGTTGTCGGTCAAATCAGACGCCGTTCTATTCAGTCATGATGATCTGACGCCCGGATCGGGCGATGCGCAGGTGAAGGTCAATAAAGCCGCATCTGGTGATACTGCATCGCATCTATTTCAGACGAACTTTTCAGGCCGGGCCGAGTTTGGCCTAACGGGTGACGATGATTTTCATCTTAAAGTCTCGCCGGATGGCTCAAGCTGGAACGAAGCACTGTTCGTAGACAAGGATACGGCGCTGTCGGGTTTCGGTACCGCGGCGCCCGGAACGCGTATCCATGTTTATGGAACCAACGCCATGGGTTCGCGCTTGACGGTGGAGCGTAGTGGCAGCGGGGCAGGCGTGTTTGGCGCACTGAACGGTTTGTTTGTCGGCGCCACCGAACCTTTAGGAACAGCGGGCGTCACGTTCTGGACGACCGATAGCGGCGGGGCTGACAACAAGCGCCTTGAGCTTTTCAATGACGGCAGTCTTGTGGTTGGCGCGCCCACTGGCGGCGCCAAGGGCACAGGAACGATCAACGCCCAGTCGGTGTACGACGATAACGCCTTATTGAGCTGCTATGTCTTCGATCAGGCGATTGATGGCGCGATTGACCGTGCGAAATGGGATGCGCGTACGCCGGAACCGCAACCGGGCGTGCGAAAGAAACGCACGCTGCAATCCAACGACAAGGGCAAAGACGAGATTGTCGAACTATTGGAGGCAGTGCCGCCGGCGCCAAAACGCGAACACGCGCCCATGCGAAAATTCGCACGCCGGATTGGCGGGACGCACGATCCGCTGACGCTCGACGGCTATGCGCGCCACTGGAAGGAAAAACGCCATCTAACCTCGATGCCCAATGAGGCGGCGTTCGATGTGGAGAAGGGAATGGCCGCTGGCGCATGGATCCAGCGGCTTGTTGAAACCGTAGAGATACAGGCTGTGCTGATCGAAGAGCTTAATCAGCGCATCAAAAACATCGAGGCGCGCTGA
- a CDS encoding mechanosensitive ion channel family protein, translating into MQDATQNTATGGEGANNVDIAFTFFQGLVEKAVAFLPSVIGALIVLVIGLWVAGRIKKVVAAAFSRTGRIDDTLGGFLSSLVHYGLIALVLITTLGIFGVPTTSFAAIIGAAGLAIGLALQGTLGHVASGVMMLGFRPFDVGDFVEAAGVSGTVKHIGLFTTEMATVDNKKIIIPNGKIFDDVITNYAGYPTRRVDFVFGVSYGDDLNKAMDLIKSEVEKETRAKSDPEPVIAVDTLNNSSVDIICRVWVERSNYFPVKWALTKAVKERFDAEGVSIPFPCRTVYMENAA; encoded by the coding sequence ATGCAGGACGCAACGCAGAATACGGCCACAGGCGGCGAAGGCGCCAACAATGTCGATATCGCTTTCACATTCTTTCAGGGGCTGGTCGAAAAAGCCGTGGCTTTCCTGCCAAGCGTCATTGGCGCGCTCATCGTGCTTGTTATCGGCTTATGGGTAGCGGGGCGCATAAAGAAAGTTGTCGCCGCCGCATTCTCACGCACAGGCCGCATCGATGACACCCTTGGCGGGTTTCTTTCCAGCCTTGTGCACTACGGTTTGATCGCGCTTGTCTTGATCACCACCCTCGGCATTTTCGGCGTACCGACCACCAGCTTCGCCGCCATCATCGGCGCCGCCGGTCTTGCCATCGGCCTTGCCCTGCAGGGAACGCTCGGTCACGTAGCGTCCGGCGTGATGATGCTCGGTTTTCGCCCGTTTGATGTGGGTGATTTTGTCGAAGCCGCAGGCGTTTCAGGCACAGTGAAACACATTGGCCTTTTCACGACCGAGATGGCGACTGTAGATAATAAGAAAATTATCATTCCTAACGGCAAGATTTTTGATGACGTGATCACCAACTATGCCGGCTATCCGACGCGGCGTGTCGATTTCGTCTTCGGCGTTTCCTATGGGGACGATCTGAACAAGGCAATGGATTTGATCAAATCAGAAGTCGAAAAAGAGACGCGGGCGAAGTCAGACCCCGAACCGGTTATTGCCGTCGATACGCTGAACAATTCGTCCGTTGACATTATTTGCCGCGTTTGGGTCGAGCGTTCAAATTATTTCCCCGTGAAATGGGCGCTGACAAAAGCCGTTAAGGAGCGCTTTGATGCTGAAGGCGTCTCAATTCCATTCCCTTGCCGGACGGTCTACATGGAAAATGCGGCGTAA
- a CDS encoding ShlB/FhaC/HecB family hemolysin secretion/activation protein: MRTVVTCCLLLTAFLALYSSAIFAAEPPQTPEDRLLPGEASGFRASETVEAGENPSSEKPKITPEDIPAVLIRAIKFEGVDAPEKVADAARPFIARTLSLAVLESLTDALTDAYQHSNIALFTIVIPEQDFEDGVVRVLIAEGWIDGVTLTGEVEKRKHTLVTAVAERLAVENPLTRKTLERQLSLIRDIPGLKTDPSFVYGTQSGAVELELALDYQRPTVSAGFSNRSSRFIKDGQFTAEGKAYRLLRDGDLTSLKLAAAVNFEDSLYAALQHSTPVGSNGARADVSAAVLRSRPNGTVIEGDAQLYSAGISYPLIRSYRENLSVRAGFDVVNSDNAAFGATIATEQTRALGLSGVYSRAWKTRSLKLTALAKQGLSVLDADVSTLIGEHDYLKFRMDGSFVQKIGDDIRIKLNAAAQWTDDNLPANERFNIGGAQYGRAFSAGLINADRGFAVLIEPAWRPFAPGPFDKSEVFVFADYADTELFGRASGVDLNYNLGSYGGGVRAAYKDNGYLELELSHPYDQPVAGYDQDWRFSLTWRLNIRP; this comes from the coding sequence ATGCGGACGGTAGTAACATGTTGCCTGTTGTTAACGGCGTTCCTTGCGCTTTACTCATCCGCTATATTTGCCGCCGAACCACCGCAGACGCCCGAGGATCGCTTGCTGCCGGGAGAAGCGTCAGGCTTTCGGGCGTCGGAAACAGTTGAAGCCGGCGAAAATCCGTCCTCGGAAAAACCGAAGATTACACCTGAAGATATCCCGGCCGTCCTGATCCGCGCCATAAAATTTGAAGGGGTCGATGCGCCAGAAAAAGTTGCGGACGCCGCACGACCGTTCATTGCCAGAACCCTATCGCTTGCTGTTTTGGAATCGCTGACAGATGCTCTGACTGATGCTTATCAGCACTCGAATATCGCGCTTTTTACCATCGTTATTCCTGAACAGGACTTTGAAGACGGCGTTGTCCGCGTCCTCATCGCCGAAGGCTGGATCGATGGCGTCACACTGACCGGCGAGGTGGAGAAACGGAAGCACACGCTCGTTACGGCTGTTGCCGAAAGGCTGGCCGTTGAAAACCCGCTGACCCGAAAAACGCTCGAGCGCCAGCTTTCTCTCATTCGCGACATACCGGGGTTAAAAACCGACCCCTCATTTGTCTACGGAACGCAATCGGGAGCTGTAGAGCTTGAACTGGCGCTTGATTATCAACGCCCGACAGTTTCCGCCGGATTCAGCAACCGCTCCTCGCGTTTCATCAAGGATGGTCAGTTTACGGCGGAGGGAAAAGCCTATCGTTTGCTGCGTGATGGCGACCTGACCTCTCTTAAGCTTGCTGCTGCGGTGAATTTTGAAGACTCCCTCTATGCTGCTCTACAGCACTCAACACCTGTTGGCTCTAACGGCGCCCGTGCAGATGTCAGCGCGGCTGTTTTGCGCTCACGCCCTAACGGCACGGTGATCGAGGGCGATGCCCAGTTATATTCTGCAGGAATTTCCTACCCCCTCATTCGCTCATACAGGGAAAACCTATCAGTCCGTGCCGGGTTTGACGTTGTGAATAGCGATAACGCCGCCTTTGGCGCAACGATCGCCACAGAACAAACCCGCGCCCTTGGGCTTTCCGGTGTTTATTCGCGCGCCTGGAAAACCCGCAGCTTAAAACTGACGGCACTGGCAAAGCAGGGATTATCTGTTCTTGATGCTGATGTTTCCACGCTTATCGGCGAACATGACTATCTGAAATTTCGCATGGATGGCTCGTTTGTCCAAAAAATAGGCGATGATATTCGCATCAAACTCAACGCCGCTGCGCAATGGACGGATGACAATCTTCCCGCCAACGAGCGCTTCAATATTGGCGGCGCGCAATATGGCCGTGCTTTCTCAGCGGGACTGATCAATGCAGATCGTGGTTTTGCCGTGCTTATTGAACCCGCTTGGCGCCCGTTTGCGCCCGGGCCGTTTGACAAAAGCGAGGTCTTCGTTTTCGCCGACTACGCTGATACGGAATTGTTTGGACGCGCGAGCGGCGTCGATCTGAATTATAATCTGGGGTCTTATGGCGGCGGTGTCCGCGCTGCATATAAAGACAACGGTTATCTTGAGCTGGAACTGTCACATCCTTACGACCAACCAGTTGCCGGATATGACCAGGATTGGCGATTTTCCTTAACCTGGCGACTGAACATCCGTCCCTGA
- a CDS encoding DUF6460 domain-containing protein, with the protein MSGNDLKSKFTGGNAGKTILQLMIASIVVGAFFSLIGIGPREFWRGVLRNVQNIASSLGENVGEIILTLGTYLLIGAAIVVPIWLVARLLSSRK; encoded by the coding sequence ATGTCAGGCAACGATTTGAAGTCGAAATTCACCGGCGGCAACGCTGGCAAGACAATCCTGCAACTGATGATCGCCAGTATTGTCGTTGGCGCGTTTTTTTCGCTGATCGGCATCGGACCGCGGGAGTTCTGGCGCGGCGTTCTGCGTAATGTTCAAAACATCGCTTCTTCGCTCGGAGAAAATGTCGGCGAGATCATTCTGACGCTCGGCACGTATTTGCTGATCGGCGCGGCGATCGTCGTCCCGATCTGGCTTGTGGCTCGCCTGTTGTCATCGCGAAAATAA
- a CDS encoding winged helix-turn-helix domain-containing protein, with product MSAESEFDYREIDDVIHGRVRLSVMAYLSGADIADFNELKAKVGGTDGNLSVHLRKLEDAGYVSVKKQFRGRRPQTTCQLTKKGRNAWIAYIRRMEDFLKPNAAE from the coding sequence ATGAGTGCTGAATCAGAGTTCGATTATCGCGAAATAGACGACGTTATTCACGGGCGCGTGCGTCTGTCCGTGATGGCGTATCTGTCTGGCGCGGACATCGCCGACTTCAATGAACTTAAAGCCAAGGTCGGCGGTACGGATGGAAACCTGTCAGTTCATTTACGCAAACTTGAAGATGCCGGTTACGTCTCGGTCAAAAAACAGTTTCGCGGACGGCGCCCGCAGACCACATGTCAGCTAACAAAAAAGGGTCGAAACGCCTGGATCGCATATATCAGACGCATGGAAGACTTTTTGAAACCAAATGCGGCGGAATAA